Proteins encoded by one window of Cucurbita pepo subsp. pepo cultivar mu-cu-16 chromosome LG14, ASM280686v2, whole genome shotgun sequence:
- the LOC111809752 gene encoding GDSL esterase/lipase At5g62930, whose protein sequence is MRPEIVLFGDSLTAQSFGSGGWGAALADTYSRKADVLVRGYGGYNTRWALFLLHHIFPLDIPKAPIVVTIFFGANDAAIFGRTSERQHVPLDEYKDNLKKMVNHLKEYSPTTLVILITPPPVDEDGRNEYARSLYGDKARELPERSNEVTGLYAKQCLELAKEMGLLAIDLWSKLQETEGWQKKFLRDGLHFTPEGNGILHQELEKVLNETSVSAAKLPLDFPHHSEIDGKSPEKAFQYLSL, encoded by the exons ATGAGGCCTGAGATCGTTCTATTTGGGGATTCTTTGACTGCGCAATCCTTCGGCTCAGGCGGATGGGGAGCTGCGCTTGCTGACACTTACTCTCGGAAG GCCGATGTCTTAGTTCGTGGCTACGGCGGATACAATACTCGATGGGCTTTGTTTTTACTTCATCACATTTTTCCATTG GATATCCCAAAGGCCCCCATTGTTGTGACAATTTTCTTTGGGGCCAATGATGCAGCTATTTTTGGGAGAACAAGTGAGAGACAACACGTACCTCTTGACGAGTACAAGGATAATCTTAAAAAGATGGTAAATCATTTGAAG GAGTACTCCCCAACCACGTTGGTGATACTTATTACTCCTCCTCCTGTCGACGAGGACGGGCGTAATGAATATGCACG ATCTCTTTATGGTGATAAAGCAAGAGAATTGCCTGAGAGATCAAATGAAGTAACTGGACTTTACGCGAAACAATGCCTTGAACTAGCTAAGGAAATGGGTCTTCTCGCCATTGATCTATGGTCCAAGTTGCAGGAAACGGAGGGTTGGCAGAAAAAATTTCTCAG GGATGGATTGCATTTCACGCCagaaggcaatggaattctGCACCAAGAACTAGAGAAAGTACTGAATGAAACATCAGTTTCTGCTGCAAAATTGCCTCTTGATTTCCCACATCACTCAGAGATCGATGGAAAAAGCCCTGAAAAGGCCTTCCAATATCTTTCTTTGTGA